A single genomic interval of Acidobacteriota bacterium harbors:
- a CDS encoding putative metal-dependent hydrolase, with the protein MSESLRYPVGRFVFDEAGGEAARAAALEAIGEFPAAFRAVAEGLTEIQLATPYREAGWTARQVIHHVADSHINAYVRTRWVLTEDRPGIKVYDEKAWAELPDAALAPVDLSLDLIDALHRRWSVLLADIHGDAFARELVHPTNGPMSLERLVQLYAWHGRHHLGHLQIVAGLR; encoded by the coding sequence ATGTCCGAATCCCTTCGCTATCCCGTAGGCCGGTTCGTGTTCGATGAGGCGGGTGGTGAGGCCGCGCGTGCCGCGGCGCTCGAGGCCATCGGCGAGTTCCCGGCGGCGTTCCGCGCGGTGGCCGAGGGGCTCACCGAGATCCAGCTCGCGACGCCCTATCGCGAGGCGGGCTGGACGGCGCGCCAGGTGATCCACCACGTGGCCGACAGTCACATCAACGCGTACGTGCGCACGCGCTGGGTCCTCACCGAGGATCGTCCCGGCATCAAGGTGTACGACGAGAAGGCGTGGGCAGAGTTGCCGGACGCGGCGCTCGCGCCCGTCGATCTCTCGCTCGATCTGATCGACGCGCTGCACCGCCGGTGGAGCGTGCTGCTCGCCGACATCCACGGCGACGCCTTCGCACGCGAACTGGTCCACCCGACCAACGGTCCGATGTCGCTCGAGCGCCTCGTGCAGTTGTACGCATGGCACGGGCGGCACCACCTCGGCCACCTGCAGATCGTGGCGGGTCTGCGGTGA
- a CDS encoding aldo/keto reductase: MQTRTLGPSKVPVSTLGLGCMGMSDFYGPRDDRESAATIHRAVDLGVTLFDTADMYGPHTNERLVGAALAPYRDRVLIATKFGIVRDIDDPARRTINGTPAYVRSRCDASLQRLGVDHIDLYYQHRVDANTPIEDTIGAMADLVADGKVRMVGLSEAGSETIRRAHAVHPIAALQSEYSLWSRDIEDDIIGTCRELGITIVPYSPLGRGFLTGAFRSLEDFAPDDFRRRSPRFQGENFARNLALVDAVGSMAAEKGCTPAQLALAWVLAQGDDMVPIPGTRNIARLEQNLAAADITLTADDLVRLEQLSPTAAVAGQRYAPDGMTFVGR; the protein is encoded by the coding sequence ATGCAAACCCGCACGCTCGGTCCGTCGAAGGTTCCCGTTTCCACGCTCGGCCTTGGTTGCATGGGCATGTCCGACTTCTACGGGCCGCGCGACGATCGGGAGTCGGCTGCCACGATCCATCGCGCCGTGGACCTCGGCGTGACGCTGTTCGACACGGCCGACATGTACGGCCCGCACACCAATGAGCGCCTCGTCGGCGCCGCGCTCGCGCCGTATCGCGATCGCGTGCTGATCGCGACGAAGTTCGGCATCGTGCGCGACATCGACGACCCCGCGCGGCGCACCATCAACGGCACGCCGGCGTACGTGCGCAGCCGCTGCGACGCCAGCCTGCAGCGCCTCGGCGTGGACCACATCGACCTGTACTACCAGCACCGTGTCGACGCGAACACGCCGATCGAGGACACGATTGGCGCGATGGCCGATCTCGTCGCGGACGGCAAGGTGCGCATGGTCGGGCTGTCGGAAGCCGGCAGCGAGACCATTCGCCGCGCGCACGCCGTCCACCCGATCGCCGCGCTGCAGTCCGAGTACTCGCTCTGGAGCCGCGACATCGAGGACGACATCATCGGCACGTGTCGTGAGCTGGGCATCACCATCGTGCCCTACAGCCCGCTCGGACGCGGCTTCCTCACCGGTGCGTTCCGCAGCCTCGAGGATTTCGCGCCGGACGACTTCCGTCGCCGGTCTCCACGCTTCCAGGGCGAGAACTTCGCGCGCAACCTGGCGCTCGTCGACGCGGTGGGCAGCATGGCCGCCGAGAAGGGCTGCACGCCGGCGCAGCTCGCGCTCGCGTGGGTCCTCGCGCAGGGCGACGACATGGTGCCCATCCCGGGCACGCGCAACATCGCGCGTCTCGAGCAGAACCTCGCCGCTGCCGACATCACGCTCACGGCGGACGATCTCGTCCGCCTCGAGCAACTGTCGCCGACAGCAGCCGTCGCCGGCCAGCGCTACGCGCCGGACGGCATGACGTTCGTGGGGAGATGA